From the Oncorhynchus nerka isolate Pitt River linkage group LG28, Oner_Uvic_2.0, whole genome shotgun sequence genome, one window contains:
- the LOC115112879 gene encoding parvalbumin-2-like — MAFKGMLKDEDIAAALKHCAAAESFNHKEFFAKVGLAGKSAEDLKKAFYFVDQDKSGFIEEDELKLFLQTFSAGARALTEKETKAFLAAGDVDGDGMIGVDEFVTLVNA, encoded by the exons ATGGCTTTCAAGGGAATGCTTAAGGATGAGGATATCGCTGCTGCCCTCAAGCATTGTGCAG CTGCTGAGTCCTTCAACCACAAGGAGTTCTTCGCCAAGGTTGGCCTGGCCGGAAAGTCTGCTGAGGATTTGAAGAAAGCCTTCTACTTCGTTGACCAGGACAAGAGTGGCTTCATTGAGGAGGATGAGCTCAA gCTGTTCCTCCAGACCTTCTCTGCTGGTGCCAGAGCTCTGACAGAAAAAGAGACCAAGGCCTTCCTTGCAGCAGGAGATGTTGATGGGGATGGCATGATCGGAGTAGATG AGTTTGTCACCTTGGTGAACGCATAA